The sequence CATCAAAGCCTGCAGAAGATGCTCTACTACTAGATAGCTCTAACTTAGATGCTGATGCAGTTTATGCACAAGTGAAAAGACATTGTCAGGATAAAGGTATTTTCTTTAATAGTTAATAAAAACAAGTTAGTAAGTATGAAAAAGTTTCCTATACGCTTGATTTTAGTATAAAATCACAGTAGTAGACGCTAATAATCTCTAGAGAGTGATAAAAATATTCTTTCTAAATCATAGAGATTTAAAAGTATAAGGCATTGCAATATAAGACAGTTGTTGCTAGTAAGTTTAATAAGTTATGTGCTTACTAACAACAAACGTTTTTATATATGATTGTATGGGATATAAAACCAGTATTCTCGTTTTATGCAATCATAAATTTGATCCGTACTGTGCTGGACAGGATACGGCTATACAAAGGTAGACATAATGGAATCATTTGCTGAACTATTTGAAGCGAGCATCGAAGAAACAGGTCTGGATATCGAGCGTGGCTCGGTTATCACTGGTACTGTTGTGGCCATTGATAACGACTGGATCACTGTTGATACTGGTCTGAAATCTGAAGGTATCGTCGCTCGTGAAGAGTTTTTAAGCGAAGAAGGCGAACTTGAAGTTGAAGTTGGCGATAGCGTTGATGTCGTGGTTGAAGCGGTTGATAACGGCATGGGTCAAACCTTGCTTTCACGTGAAAAAGCCAAACGTGTTGAAACTTGGAACTTCCTTGAGAAAATCGCTGACAATGATGAAATCGTAAAAGGTATCATCTCAAGCAAAGTGAAAGGCGGTTTCACTGTAGATATCGGTTCAGTACGCGCGTTCCTACCAGGTTCATTGGTCGATGTTCGTCCTATCCGTGACACCACGCATCTTGAAGGCAAAGAGCTAGAATTCAAAGTTATCAAACTTGATCAAAAACGCAACAACGTTGTTGTTAGCCGTCGTGCAGTTATGGAAGCTGAAAATTCAGCTGAGCGCGAAGAGCTATTGAACAAGCTTGAAGAAGGCATCGAGATCGAAGGTATTGTTAAGAACCTTACTGATTACGGCGCATTCGTTGATCTAGGTGGTATCGATGGTCTATTGCACATCACTGACATGGCATGGCGCCGTATCAAGCATCCATCTGAAGTTGTTGAAGTTGGTCAAGACCTAAAAGTTAAAGTATTGAAGTTTGACCGTGAGCGCAATCGCGTTAGCCTAGGTCTAAAACAACTTGGTACTGATCCTTGGGATAACGTTGGCGGCACTTACCCAGTAGGTAGTGTGGTTAAAGCACGCGTCACCAACTTAACTGATTATGGTTGTTTCGCTGAGATTTCTGAAGGTATTGAAGGTCTAGTACACGTGTCAGAAATGGATCATACCAACAAAAACATCCACCCATCAAAAGTTGTTCAAGTGGGCGATGAAGTTGAAGTAATGATTCTTGATATCGATGAAGAACGTCGTCGTATCAGCCTAGGTATCAAACAAACTCTAGCTAACCCATGGGATGAGTTTGATAAGAAACATGAGCGCGGTGATAAAATCACTGGTACGATCAAATCAATCACTGACTTCGGTATCTTTATCGGTCTAGACGGTGGTATTGATGGTCTTGTTCATCTATCTGATATCTCTTGGAACGAAACTGGCGAAGACGCTATCCGTAACTACAATAAAGGCGACACCGTTGAAGCAATGGTATTGTCAGTAGATGCAGAAGCAAACCGTATTAGCCTAGGCGTGAAGCAGTTAAGCTCTGATCCATTCAACGAATACCTAGTCAACAATGACCGCGGTGCTATCGTTAATGGTAAAGTAAAAGAAGTAGATGCTAAAGGCGCTACTATCGAGCTTGCTGACGAAGTTGAAGCGTATCTACGTGCCTCTGAAATTCAACGTGATCGCGTTGAAGATGCGACTAAGCATTTGAGCGTTGGTGATGACGTTGAAGCGAAAATCATCAGTGTTGATCGTAAAACTCGCAACATCAACTTGTCTATCAAAGCGAAAGACGAAGCTGAAGAGCGTCAAGCGATTAAAGAGCTAAGCAGCACTAGCACGACTAGTACTACTGCCAGTTCTGATGCACAGCCAAAAACAATTGGTGACTTGATCAAAGAGCAAATGCAGTAAGCTGCACGTTATTGATATAAGATTATAAAAGAAGCGACTATGGTCGCTTTTTTTTTGCTTAAATTTTAAGTGTCCTATTAATCAATGAGGTTTTTGCTCAAACAAGCAAACTCTTATTTCCATTTACCGTAATATCCGCTATCATTTGCAACATTGAGTAACGAGATGTGAATTATTACTTATTTAAGACACTGATATTGTTTTAGTGAATAGCTATTTATCCTTATGATCTTGACGTATAGCTTGTCTTAAAAGTAACCAACTATCGAAAATGATGGTTCAATTCACAGTCATCTTATCCATTAATCAACAAGGCAAGCGTAATAATGCAGCAAGCGATTAACAAGTCCGAATTTATTAGTAATTTAAGTGCGAACTGTGACAATATGACTGATACTGTAGTCGATGATGCAGTACGTGAAATATTAAACTTGATGACCGATACGTTAGCCAATGATGGACGCGTAGAAGTTCGTGGTTTTGGCAGTTTTTGTCTGCACCATCGTCGTGCCCGTATGGGTCGAAATCCTAAGACAGGAGAAAGCGTACCTGTACCAGCCAAAGCGATACCGCACTTTAAACCAGGTAAAGCATTACGTGAAGCAGTCAATGATACAGTAGCAAATAGCTAAGTGTGTTATAAAGTATTTATTGGGTAAAATTGCCAACAAGAGTGCTTGCCAGCCATTTTTGCTAGAATTTATCACTAATGAGTTTATAAGCATATAAATGTGTGGGTTGATGAAGGTTTTAAAGTGCTATTTTTAAAACACTAACGACATTCCAAATCGAGGTAGACGTCTCATGCGCTTTTTACTATTTGTATTGCTGTTTTTGAGCTTTGCTTATTCACTTGGTTTGGTGTTGGCAAATAATACCGAAGTTGGCGTAAATTTATTATTCTCGCAAGCACCGACGATGAATCTAGGATTGCTGCTGATTTTATGCCTTATGCTTGGTATTGTTATCGGCATCTTGTTGGCACTACTTATCTTCCGTGTTTTACAGAATAAGTGGGAAATCTCGCGTTTGCAAAAAGCGAATGTGAACTTGCAAGCGCAATTGACACAAGCCAATGCTGTCATTGATCGCCAAGCAAGTGCACCAACGGTGGAAGAAGCTGTTTATGGTTCGACAGCAACCAATGTGCAAGTGCAAGACGCAGAAGTACTTACTGTAGATGAAGGCGCGACACTTACCAAACAAAAGCGAGAATAAATTATATTTTGTACTGGTCTATGAGCAGTCCATATATAGTGTTTTGATAATTCTGATATAGATATGGTAAAACCATGAATAATACAATGAACTCCCCAGTCATCGTTG is a genomic window of Psychrobacter cibarius containing:
- the rpsA gene encoding 30S ribosomal protein S1, encoding MESFAELFEASIEETGLDIERGSVITGTVVAIDNDWITVDTGLKSEGIVAREEFLSEEGELEVEVGDSVDVVVEAVDNGMGQTLLSREKAKRVETWNFLEKIADNDEIVKGIISSKVKGGFTVDIGSVRAFLPGSLVDVRPIRDTTHLEGKELEFKVIKLDQKRNNVVVSRRAVMEAENSAEREELLNKLEEGIEIEGIVKNLTDYGAFVDLGGIDGLLHITDMAWRRIKHPSEVVEVGQDLKVKVLKFDRERNRVSLGLKQLGTDPWDNVGGTYPVGSVVKARVTNLTDYGCFAEISEGIEGLVHVSEMDHTNKNIHPSKVVQVGDEVEVMILDIDEERRRISLGIKQTLANPWDEFDKKHERGDKITGTIKSITDFGIFIGLDGGIDGLVHLSDISWNETGEDAIRNYNKGDTVEAMVLSVDAEANRISLGVKQLSSDPFNEYLVNNDRGAIVNGKVKEVDAKGATIELADEVEAYLRASEIQRDRVEDATKHLSVGDDVEAKIISVDRKTRNINLSIKAKDEAEERQAIKELSSTSTTSTTASSDAQPKTIGDLIKEQMQ
- a CDS encoding integration host factor subunit beta; translation: MQQAINKSEFISNLSANCDNMTDTVVDDAVREILNLMTDTLANDGRVEVRGFGSFCLHHRRARMGRNPKTGESVPVPAKAIPHFKPGKALREAVNDTVANS
- a CDS encoding lipopolysaccharide assembly protein LapA domain-containing protein, whose protein sequence is MRFLLFVLLFLSFAYSLGLVLANNTEVGVNLLFSQAPTMNLGLLLILCLMLGIVIGILLALLIFRVLQNKWEISRLQKANVNLQAQLTQANAVIDRQASAPTVEEAVYGSTATNVQVQDAEVLTVDEGATLTKQKRE